A segment of the Desulfofundulus kuznetsovii DSM 6115 genome:
GGAGCATTGTCCTGGTCGACGGACAAAATGGTGGCCACCACCTGCACCTCGTTGCGGCAGCCCTTGGGGAAGAGGGGCCGTATGGGCCGGTCAATCAATCGTCCGGAAAGAATAGCCTTTTCGCTGGGACGGCCCTCACGCTTAATGAAACCGCCGGGGATTTTTCCCACTGCATACAGCCTTTCCTCGTAATCCACCGTGAGAGGGAAGAAATCAATCCCCTCCCGCACCGTTTTGGACATGGTAGCTGTAACCAGCACCACCGTATCGCCGTAGCGTACCAGGACTGCCCCACCGGCCTGCCCGGCTACCCGGCCTGTTTCCAGCTTCAGGCAGCGGCCGCCGATTTCAATTTCTTTAATTAAAATAGGTTTTTCTGACATGTAAAGCTACCTAACCTCCTGTTTAACCTACCTAAATTTTCATAAATGATACTTCTTCTACATAATAAATATTATTTCCTGCTGACGAAGTAAAAAATACTACTCTTCCCCGGGGGGCAAACGAAGCCCGCCAGGCCTATAGTGAAAAAAGGCGGGTTAGCACCCCGCCCTTCTTACTTCCGCAGGCCCAGTTTTTCAATCAGTGCCCGGTAGCGGTCGAAATTCCTGTCCTTTAGATAGTTGAGCAAGGCCCGCCTCTGGCCGACCATTTTTAACAGACCGCGCCGGGAATGGTGATCTTTCTTATGAACCCGCAGGTGCTCAGTCAGGCTGTTAATCCGTTCGGTCAGGATGGCAATCTGCACTTCCGGAGACCCGGTGTCGGTTTCATGCAGTCTGTGTTCGGCAATGAGGGCCTGTTTCTTTTCAGACGTCAGCGCCACCGAGAAGTCACCTCCTCCTTAACTGTAATCGCTGCTGGCCAAGCTAACCGCCGGAGAAACGAGTTCCCTAGCCAACAGTTCACGGGAAATTTATTTCCCGATTATAGTAATCACCAGGCGTCCGCCTGGGATATCTTTGGCCACAATATCAAAAACCCGGCCCGACCGGGCTATAAAGCCGCGAAAGCGTGTTGCTGTAGGAATACGCCCGGGAATGTTACTTGCGGCTACCGTTATATCGGCTATGGTGATGCCTTCCTGCCGCAAATCCTTGAGGCGCTTTTTGGCGTGCTCGGTAATAATAATCCGCATGGCCCAATTGTAACTATAAGGTCCCGGACTGGCAAATCCGGTTATCCTCTTCCTGTGCGACAAAGGCGTACAACGCGTCCACAAAGGCTGCAAGTGTGTAATTCTCTACCTCGGACTGGCGATAAATTTGCTCCAGTTCCTTTTTGAGTTCCTGAAATTCCTCGCTCAAACAAATTAGGGCGATATGATTGAGCCATTTTTTGATCTCCTCGTCAGGAGAATCCAACCTGGGAACCCCCATTTAAAAAGTCTCCCTTCCCCATACACGGGAGGCTTAGCGGTTTTATTTTAGCACAATCCCGGAAAGAAGTAAACTTTACTTGTATTTATATGACCTTTGTTCCCCGCCGTATTCCATCCTGGCCTGGTGGATGTCTTTCTGGATCTGGGCTACCAGCTCGGCCACGGAGGCAAACCGTCTCTCTTCCCGCAGGCGGCGCCTGAAGCGCACGAGAATCCAGCACCCGTAAAGATCACCCTGAAAGTCGAGCAGGTGCACCTCGATGTTGGGCCGGGCGTTTTTAGCGTTAAAGGTGGGTTTAGTCCCGATATTGGCTACACCCAGGAAGCGGTCACCATCTACCTCCACCTCCACCGAGTACACCCCGTTGGCCGGTATCAAAAGCCCCTCCTCGGGATTTAAATTGGCGGTGGGAAAACCCAGAGTTGCCCCCCGCCGGTCTCCGGTGACCACCTGGCCTTCCACAAAGGGATAGTAACCCATGAAGCGGGCGGCCTTTGTAACTTCCCCGGCCAGCAACAGGCTGCGGATCAGCGTGCTGCTCACCACCTGGCCGTCCACAGTTACCGGAGGCACCACATGTACCTCGAACCCGTATTTGTGGCTGTATTCTTTTAAAAGTTCGGGAGTACCCTCCCCCCGGTAGCCGAAGGTATAGTTATAACCCACGAAAACGGCTTCTACACCCAATCCCCGGAACAATACTTCTTCAATAAACTCCCGCGGGCCAATCCGGGCAAACCCGGCAGTAAAGGGAACGCGCAGCAAAACTTCCACGCCCAGGCGGCACATGATCCTCTCCTTGGCGCGGGGGGTAAGCAGCAAAGGGGGGGCATGTTCCGGATCTAACACCGCCAGGGGATGAGGATGAAAGGTGAAAACTGCCGGCGTAGCTTTCCTTTCACGAGCTGCGGCCACCATTTTGCAAATCAACTGCCGGTGTCCCAGGTGTACTCCATCGAAGTTCCCCAGGCCGACCATCAAATTTGCATATTGATTTCGTATTCCTTCCCATGTTTCGTAAACTTTCACAGTGCATCAAGCCCCCTGGCAACATATACGTAATAAGTAATTAAATCAATACCCTTATAGGTTTAAACTGGTAGTAACCCGGCCGTTTCGGATCGGCCACCGGCCTGGCCACAGCCAAAACAGCCCGGCCAGTACACAGTCTGACCAGCTGGCCTTCCTGCAAAAAATCTGGTGCTGCAGCCACACCCGGCCAGTATAAAGGGCTGCCGGACTTAACCCGGTCCACTGCCCCCGAGCGGACATATATGGGGGGCAAGTGCTCCAGCGCCTGCTCCAACCTGACCAGCTTACCGGAAAGCCTGCCCTGCCGGGCAAATTCCTCCACTTCTTCCAGGGTAAGTGCTTCATCCAGGGAAAAAACGCCCGCCCTGGTGCGTAAAAGAAAACTCATATACGCCCCGCATCCCAGTAGTTGTCCCAAATCGGTGCATAATGTGCGTATGTATGTTCCGGCTGAACAGGCCACGTCTACCAGGGCCCGGGGGTGAGGCGTACCTGCGCGATCCATGCGTACCAACCGCAGGGAATAAATATTTACCCGTCGAGGCTGTCGTTTCACCTCTATTCCCTGCCTTGCCAGCTCATAAAGCTTTTTCCCCTGGTGACGAACCGCCGAAGTCATGGGCGGAACCTGCATGATTTCGCCCACAAAGGCCCTTAAGGCTTCTTCTAACGCCCCGCTGGTTAGTGATGCGGCATCGCCCCGGTAAACTATTTCCCCAAAGGCGTCGCCGGTGGAAGTGGTCCGGCCGAAGGTAATTTCCACCCGGTACTCCTTATCACCGGGAAGAAACTGGATTACCCGGGTGGCCCGTCCTACGCATACCGGCAACACCCCCGCCGCCCCTGGGTCCAGGGTGCCGGTATGACCCGTCTTCCCACCACCCATTAAGCGCCGGATAAAGGCCACCACATCATGGGAAGTCATCCCGGGCGGCTTTAAAATGTTCAGAATACCATCCATATTAATCCTCCTGCATCGCTTTCAGGACGGCCTCCACCACCCTTTTGGTGATCACCCCTCCTTCTCCTTCCACCACCGCTCCTGCAGCCCGGAGGTGGCCCCCACCGTTAAACTGGGAAGCTACGCGCTGTACATCCACCCGCCCCCGGGAGCGAAAACCTACCTTCCAGCGGCCGGGAACAATTTCCCGGAACAACAGGGCCACCTCCACCCCGCGCAGGGAACGCACATAGTCAATGAGCCCATCGGTATGTTCTTCCTGGGCTCCCAAACTGTCCAGTGTTTCGCGGGTAACGATCATCCAGCCTACCCGCCCACAGGGAGTAAGGTCCAGCGTCTGCAGGGCCGCCTGGAGAACCCGCAGGTGTAAAAGGGATTTCTGTTCAAAAAGCAATACATTCAGCCGGGCGGCATCAACCCCTTCTTCCATGAGCCTGGCCACCCGGCGGTGGGTGAGGGGAGTCGTGTTCTGGTAACGAAAGGAACCGGTATCGGTAACAATGGCCGTATAAAGGCAGCTGGCTATCTCCACCTGCGGAGGTACCTGCAGCAAGTCTAAAAGGTCCTGGATAATCTCACCGGTTGCCGCCGCCTTTGGATCGACATAGACATGGTGACCAAAATCGTGTTTGCCCACGTGATGGTCAATGATACAGACCACCAAATCGCGAAAAAGCAGCTCCTTTAAAGGCCCCAGGCGGTCGGGTACGGAACTATCCAGGACCACAAAGGTATCATAATTCCCCTTCAAGGCCTGCTCCCCGATGAGAAAGCGGTCCGCCCCGGGAAGAAAGTGATATAGCTCGGGCAGGGGATCGGGACTGGCCAGGGTTACTTCCTTGCCCAATTTTAAAAGACCGAGGCCAAGGGCCGTTACCGAACCCAGGCAGTCCCCGTCGGGCATGACGTGCCCGCTTAAAACTACCCGCCTGGACTTTTTAAGGCATTCCGCTATTGTACCCAGGCTAGTCATCACCCGCGGCACCCCGTTCTTTCACATCATGCAGCAACTCCATCACCCGGATACCCCGCTGGATGGAAGGATCGAGCTTAAAGGAAATTTCCGGGGCATACCTCAAGCGGATCCGCCGCCCCAGTTCACTGCGCACGTAACCCCGGGCGCGATTCAAGGCTTCAAGGGAAGCTTTAGCCTCCTCCTCCGAACCCAGGACACTGAAAAAGATCCTGGCATAGCGCAGGTCAGTCGACACCTCGACCCCGGTAATGGTGACAAAACCGATGCGAGGATCCTTGAGCTCATCCCGTAGCATGTCCGATACTTCTTTCTTAATTATTTCGGCCAACCGTTCCGGACGATAGGGCACAATCCGCACCTCCCCCTTCACCCTGCTAGGCCAGTTCCCTTTTTACCGCTTCCGTGGTGAAGGCCTCGATTATATCGCCCTCCCTGATCTCATTATACTTTTCCAGGGCAAGGCCGCACTCGTAGCCCTGCATCACTTCCCGGACGTCATCCTTGAACCGTTTTAAGGAATCCAGCTTGCCTTCATAAACAACCACGCCGTCCCGGATGACTCTGACGCCCGCATCCCGGACAATTTTGCCATCAGTCACATAACAGCCGGCAATGGTGCCCACTTTGGAAATCTTAAAGGTTTTCCGTACTTCGGCCCGGCCAAGGATCACTTCCCGGTACTCGGGCTCCAAAAGACCGCTCATGGCCGCCTTGACGTCTTCGATGGCATCGTAAATTACCCGGTAGAGGCGGATATCCACCTTTTCTTTCTCGGCCACGCGGCGGGCGTTAACATCGGGACGTACGTTAAAGCCGATGATGATGGCGTTGGAAGCCGAAGCAAGCATGATGTCCGTTTCGGTGATTGCCCCCACGCCCTGGTGGATGATATTTACCTTTACTTCTTCCGTGGACAAACGCTCCAGGGCCTGTTTCAACGCCTCGGCCGAACCCTGTACGTCGGCCTTGATGATCACCCGCAGTTCCTTAACCTGGCCTTCTTTTATTTGGTTAAAGAGGTCGTCTAAGGAAACCCGGGGCATGGCGGCTTTAAATTCCTCTTCGCGCTTGCGGCTGGCCCGTTTTTCGGCTATTTGACGGGCGGTCTTTTCATCGGGCACTACAAAGAACTGGTCGCCGGCATGGGGTACTTCCGAAAAACCAAGGACCTCTACCGGCGTGGAAGGACCCGCCTTTTTCACCCGCCGGCCTTTATAGTCCATCATGGCCCGCACCCGCGCCCATGTCGTACCCGCGACCAGGTTGTCGCCCACCGAGAGCGTGCCGTTTTGCACCAGCACCGTGGCCACCGGACCCCGCCCCTTGTCCAGTTCGGCCTCAATCACCGTTCCCCTGGCGGGACGGTTGGGATTGGCTTTCAGTTCCTGCATTTCAGCCACCAGCAGGATCATTTCCAGGAGATCTTCCAACCCCTGGCGGGTCTTGGCGCTGACGGGAACCATCACCGTATCGCCGCCCCATTCCTCAGCCACCAGACCGTACTCGGTGAGCTGCTGTTTAACCCGGTCGGGGTTGGCATCGGGCCGGTCGATCTTGTTGATGGCCACTATAATGGGTACGCCGGCAGCTTTGGCGTGGTTGATGGCTTCCACGGTTTGGGGCATTACCCCGTCGTCTGCCGCCACCACTAAAATGGCGATATCCGTGACCTTGGCCCCCCGGGCACGCATAGCGGTAAAAGCTTCATGACCCGGGGTATCCAGAAAGGTAATTTTTTTGTTATTATGCTCCACCTGGTAAGCACCGATATGCTGGGTAATCCCACCGGCTTCTGTGGCGGTAACATTGGTCTCGCGAATGGCGTCCAAAAGGGAAGTTTTCCCGTGGTCCACGTGGCCCATAACCGTGACCACACAGGGGCGCGGCTGTAGATCGGCGGGATCATCTTCCGGCTCCTGCATGAAGAGAGCCTCCACATCCTGTTCCACCTTGACTTCCACTTCAAAGCCAAATTCCTGGGCCAGGATAGTGGCGGTATCGGCATCAATTTCCTGGTTGATGGTGGCCAGCACACCCAGCATCATCAGTTTCTTAATTACCTCGGCCGGGCTCTTCTTCATTTTTTCGGCCAGTTCCTTCACCGTGATGGATTCGCCAATAACAATGGGCTTTTTCTCCGCCACAGGTTTGGGTTCCGGCTCCCTGGGCGCCGTTTTCTTTTTCTGGCTGGTCAGGGGCCGCAACTTGCGGTCGGCCAGCGTTTCATTCAGGAGCTCTTTCCTGTCCCGAACCCGGGCAGTATGTTGTTTTTCCTGTTTCTTCTCCCCCCGGCTTTTATCGGACCGCACTTTTTCGCTAACGGCCTTAATTTCCTGCGGGACTTTGGGTACCTTTAAATGTTCAGGCTTTGTTTTGGCCGGCTGGCGCCCGGCAGCTTCACCCTGGGAAGGGGCGGCCTGAGCCTTTCTTTCGGCAGGCGTTCTGCCGCGGGCAGCAGGCTGCTGCACCCTGTTGGTGGGCTGCTGAGCCTGTTGGGGTTGCTGGGCCTGTACCCTTGGCTGGGGTTGGGGCGGTTCCACCTTCAACGGGCGCTCCTGAAAACGCCGGTCCGGAGGACGGGAGGGTACCCGGTCCACCAGCCCCGGCCCGCGGTCATAGCGCCGGGCGTCCTGCTGGTGCCGGGGGCGTTCCGAATGCCGTTTTTTCTGGTTGTTTTTGCCCTCCTTAGGTTTATCCGTCCTGGCCTGCGCCTGGGCTGCCGGTGCCTTGGCCTGCTGGTTTACACCTTTAGCGTTCACCACTTTTTCATTCCCGCCCTTTAACTCGGCCAGCACCCGCTCTACCTCCGCATCCTGCAGGGTAGAGAGGGGCGATTTCACTGAAATGCCCATACTACCAAGCTTTTGCATCAGTTCCTTACTTTCTATGTCCAGTTCTTTGGCCAGTTCGTGTACTCGTTTTTTGACCATGCAAACACCTCCAGAGTGGGTGGCTGGTGGTTAGTCATCAGTCGTCAGTTGCAGCTGTCAGTCGCCACCAACCACCAACGACCAACAACTAACGACTAGCCACTATCTCCCCTTTCTAAATGTTTTAAAATCCCTTGGGAAAAGTTTTCATCGGTAATAGCCATGACGGCACAGGTGGCCCGGTTCATGATACGACCCAATTCTTCTTTTAGCCCCCAGGTAACCACGGGAACCCCCATGGAACGGCTCCAAAACAAAAAGGTCCTTTTGGTACGCCTGGAAGCATTGGTGGCCAGGAGCACCAGTTTGGCGCAACCACGCTGGATGGCGGCACGTACCGCCCTATCCCCCCCAACGACGCGCCCGGCACGCCGGGCCAGAAAAAGCATCTGCGTTACTCCCCCGCCCCTCATTCCTGCAATCCCTCGGCCAGGGACTGGATAATTTCCGGAGCAACGGGGCGCTGCAGAGCCTTCTCCAGCCGCTTGCCTTTAACGGCCTTCTGCAAACACTCCCGCCGGGGGCAGATGTAGGCTCCGCGCCCGGAACGCTTGCCTGTAGGATCAATTTCAACGGTGTCCTGGGGAGTACGCACCACCCGGATTAGCTCTTTCTTTGGCCTCATCTCCTGGCAGCCCACACACATCCGCAAAGGCACCTTTTTTACCCTGGGCAAATGGATCACCTTCCTCATGCCCTAATTTACAGGACAGTGTCATCACCATAGTACTCCCTGTACTCCTGGGCGTATATCTCCTGCATCTGGGATTCGCTCTTGATATCTATCTTCCACCCGGTGAGCTTGGCTGCCAGGCGGGCATTCTGACCCTCCTTGCCAATGGCCAGGGAAAGCTGGTAATCCGGCACAATCACCCGGGCAATTTTTTCTTCCTCCCAGATCTCCACCGCCACCACTTTGGCCGGGCTCAGGGCCGCGGCCACAAATTTAGAAGGATCGGGATTCCACTTAATTACGTCAATTTTTTCCCCGTTTAGCTCGTTAACAATGGCCTGGATACGCACGCCCTTGGGGCCCACACATGCTCCCACCGGATCGACTTTTTCTTCCCGGGAATAAACGGCGATTTTGGACCGGTAGCCGGCTTCCCGGGCAATAGCCTTCAACTCCACCAGGCCTTCCTGGAGCTCCGGCACCTCCAGTTCTAAAAGCCGTTTCAACAGGCCCGGATGGGTACGGGAAACCAGTATTTGCGGCCCCTTGGTAGTCTTGCGTACTTCCACCACGTAGGTTTTAATCCGGTTTCCGGAGCGGTATTCTTCCCCGGGCATCTGTTCCGGCGGGGTTAAAATGGCTTCCGTCCGGCCCAGGCTGATGTAGACATTCTTTTGTTCCACCCGCTGGATAATCCCGGTGACGATATCCCCTTCCCGGCTGGCAAATTCCTCGTACACTATGTTGCGCTCGGCTTCCCGAATCCGCTGGACCACCACCTGTTTGGCCGTTTGGGCGGCTATCCGGCCGAAGTTTCGGGGGGTAACCTCTTTTTCAATCACATCCCCCACCTGATAGCGGGGATCGATTTTCCGGGCTTCCTCGAGGGAAATCTCCAGCCGGGGATCGGTCACTTCCTCCACCACCGTACGCTGGGAATAAACCTTGAAATCACCTGTCTGGCGGTCAACAATTACCCGAGCATTTTGCAGGGAACCGAAGTTGCGCCGGTACGCGGAAAGCAAGGCTGCCTCAAGGGCCTCGAAAAGGATCTCAGCCGAAATGCCTTTTTCTTTTTCCAGTTCCTTTACGGCTGCCAAAATTTCGGTATTCATCTCGCCTGCCTCCTAGAGCCAACTTGCCTTTAACCGTGCCGTTGCCACCTGGGAAAAGGGGATGCGCCGTTCCTGCCCGTCATCCAGGGTAAGCACCACCATCTGGTCCTCCAAACCCTCCAGGCGACCGGTGAACTTTCTTTGTCCATCCTGGGGGGTAAAGGTGGTGAGCTGCACCCGGTGCCCCGAGAAGCGCTCAAAATCAGCAGGCTTCTTTAATGGCCGCTCGATGCCGGGGGAAGAAACTTCCAGGTGATAGGAATGGGGTATGGGATCTGCCTCATCCAAGAGGGGATCCAGGCTTTCGGACACCGCCTGGCAGTCATCCAGCGTTACCCCCCCGGGCTTATCAATGAAAATGCGCAGGTACCAGCGTCCCCCCTCCTTCACATATTCCACGCCGACCAGCTCTAACCCCAAGCCGGTTACCAGCGGAGTGGCCAGTTCCTCCACTGTGGCCACAACCTTGTTTTTAACCACGGCTGTATCCTCCTCTTAAATCATTAAGGTTGTATCTGTATATTATAAGACGAAAGAGTGGGTGTTACCCACTCCTGTTACTGACAAAAGGCTACAGACATAAACCAAATGATAGTATACCACATAAAACAACGGCTGGCAAGGGTTTTAACTGTGCCGGTGTTCGACCCGGTACACCCCGGGCAAAGAGGCCAGCTTGTTCAGGATTAACACGCGGTTGACATGGGGGCGGAACTGAACGGTAATTTCCAGTAACTGGCGATCTCCATCACCCATTTTTTCGATTTCAATATTTTTAACAATAAGACCAAATTCATCCAGTAGGGCGCCCACCCTCTGAATATCTTCGGGGGCACTGGTCACCACAAGGTTCAATACGTCCTCCTGCTGTCTTTTGCGCACATAATCTTCAATGGCCCCCAGAATGACCAGGGCGAATAGAACCAGAACGGTACCCAGGGTAGCCGCCAGGTAAAACCCGCCCCCTGCCGCCAGACCGACACAGGCCACCACCCACAAACTGGCCGCGGTGGTCAGCCCGCGCACCAGGGGGCCTTCCCGCAGGATGGCTCCGGCACCAAGAAAACCAATGCCGCTGACCACCTGGGCGGCCACCCGGGCCGCATCACCCTTAAACTGGAAATGAAGGCCCTCCGATACCACCATGGCCAGGGCCGACCCCACACAAACCAGAATATGGGTGCGAAAGCCCGCTGAATAGGTGCGGATGGAAACGTACAGCCTTTCCCGTTCCAGGCCGATCATTCCCCCCAGAACGACCGCCAGCACCAACCGCAAGATAATTTCCTTTTCCGTTAACACAATCTATCCCCCCCCACCTTCAACACACCACTACTGTTCTAAAAAATAGCACTTGCCTGCCGTTTGCACGCGCTCGCCCTGGATAAATGTTCAATGACCCAGCTATGGTGCCGCGTTGTCCACGCTCGCTCCAGTGCTCCGCGCTGACAAAATGGTTTTTATCGCAAAAGCTAATAATTCTCGCCGCAGCGGCATCAGAAAAAGTCTGCATTACCTGAAATAAATCGATGCCGCTGCCATACTCGCTTCGGACCGGACTAGCGGCGCTGCAAAGGCGGCATGGCATTTGTACTTTACTGTCATCTTTTTGCCATTTCAGTTAAGTTACCTTTTCTAATGCTACATTTCGGTGCCGCTGGTTTCGCGCCGCAGTCCGGTTACCCTCGCTTTGCCGGGTGCTGTTACCAGCGCTCCGCAAGTCGCTCGCTTTGGACAACGCGGCACCGTGCCGATGGTAGCTGGGTCGCTTATGCAAAACGGCGGCCATTTTCATCCTGCTTGCTGGTGGCACTGAAAGCGTCATGGGTGTCTAATCCCTTGCCGCGGCCGGGAGATCCTGTTGTAAGATCCTTTGCATTAATTCCACTGCCTCCCGGGCGGCATGGGGCTTACCAAGACGCGTAGCCGCCGCCGACATATCCCAAAGACGCCTTTTATCTAAAAGACAGGACAGAATCTCCCGGCCCAAGTCCTGAACCCTGTTCACCTGTACCGCAGCACCGGCCCGGCAGAGATATTCGGTATTGCGCTCCTCCTGACCCGGCAGGGGATCTACAATAAATATAGGTAGGCCTTTTGCCAGAGCCTCGGCACAACTTAATCCGCCGGCCTTGCCCACCATGATATGGGACACCGACATAAGCTCGTGGATATTATCGATAAACCCAAAAACCCTGGTGGGGTGGCAGTTGGACTCGGCCAGCTGCAACAGCCGTTGCCGCAGCTGTTCATTGCGTCCGGCAACTACCAGCAGCTGGCAGGGTACGGAACCGTTCCCCAGGTATTGTACCGCTTCGGCTAGAGGGCCCAAACCTAGACCGCCTCCCATGACCAGCACGGTGGGGAGACAAGGGTCCAGGTTAAGCTTCTGCTGGATGCTCAAGCGATCCACCGGCCGGGCAAAGGCGGGGTCTATGGGGATCCCCGTTGCGTGCACCCGTTCCAGGGGAATGCCAAACTCCGCAAAGGGCTCCCTTAAGTCTTCGCTGGCCACCACGTAAGCATCCACCCCGGGAAAGATCCAGAAGGAATGGACGGTAAAATCGGTAATGGTGGCCATAACCGGCACCCGGAAAAGGCCCTGGCTTTTCAGCCGGTCCAAAATGCCCACGGGAAAGGGGTGGGTACAAACCACCAGCTGGGGGCGGGTTTGTTTCAAAAACTTAACCAGTTTAGGGGCGGTCAATTTGTTCAGGATGTGGTTGAATTCCTGCTTGGCAAATCCTGAAAGGGGTTGACCCCGTTCTGCCTGACGGTAAAGGTAGCCATAAACCACCGGGGTAATTTTGAGCATTTCCATGTAGGTGCCCAAAATCACCTTTTCTAAAAAAGGGCTGGTATACCGGAAGGTGTCCAGGACAATTACTTCTGCGGCCGGGTTGCTTTGTTGAATGGCCTCTCTTAAGGCATGAGCCGCCCGCATATGACCCGTGCCGGCCGTTACCGACAAAATGACCACCCGTTCAAGGATAGCCATAACCATCCCCTCTAAGCCAGAGCAATAAACTCCCGGACATGATCGGTAATCCGCTCTCGCGGCACCAGCCGGGTTTCCCCGCTAGCCCGGTAGCGCACCTCCAGTTCCCTTGTCTGGACTGCCTGGTTGCCCACAGTAATACGCAGGGGGTAACCCACCAGATCCGCATCCTTGAACTTTACCCCCGCCCGTTCGGGACGGTCGTCCAGGACCGCTTCTATCCCGTTGGCCTGCAGTTCCCGGTAAACCTCTTCGGCCAGGCCCATTTGTTGTTCATCCCTGTGGTTAACCGGAACCACCACTACATGGAAGGGAGCGATAGACACCGGCCAGATGATCCCGTTTTCATCGTGGTTTTGCTCCACGGCCGCTGCCATGGTCCTCGTTACGCCAATACCGTAACACCCCATGATTATGGTCCGGCTCTGGCCGTGCTCATCCAGGTAGGTGGCTCCCAAAACGCGGCTGTATTTGTCTCCCAGCTTGAAAATTTGTCCTACCTCAATACCGCGGGTTTCCATGAGGGGTGCGCCGCATTTGGGGCAGGGATCCCCGGCCCGCACCTCACGTATATCCGCCACCACCTGGGGAGTAAAATCGCGTCCCGGATTTACATTGACCAGGTGGGCATCATCCCGGTTGGCCCCGGCAACGGCATTAACCAGCAACATGACCTCCTCATCGGCTACCATCGGGACACCCTGCAGGCCCACCGGGCCGGCATAACCCACCGCGGCCCCGGTGATCCTTTCCACGGTGGCCGCATCGGCCAGCTCCAGGCGCAGCACGTCCAGGACCTTTTGCAGCTTAACCTCGTTAACTTCCCGGTCACCCCGCACCAGGGCGGCCACCACTCCCTTTTCGGTCTGGTAAAGAAGAGTTTTGATCAGGCGGCGGGCATCCACTCCCAGGTAACCGGTCACCTGTTCCACCGTGTGCATACCGGGAGTGTCCACCGTCTCCAGGGGCCGCGGCATTTCTTCACGGGTTACGCCATGCTGCCGTACCGGCGAAGTGGCCCGCTCCACATTGGCCGCATAACCACATGACTCATCCGGGCAAAAAACCACCAAAGCCTCCCCGGAATCGGCCAGCACCATAAATTCGTGGGTATCATTGCCGCCAATGGCGCCTGAATCGGCCTCCACCGGGCGAAACTTTAACCCGCAGCGGGTGAACACCCGGGTATAGGCCTCGTACATTTTTTGATAGCTTATTTCCAGGCCGGCTTCATCCCGGTCGAAGGAATAAAGATCCTTCATTATAAATTCCCGTCCCCGTAACAGGCCGAAACGGGGACGACGCTCATCCCGGTATTTATTCTGGATCTGGTATAGCAGCTGGGGCAGCTGGCGG
Coding sequences within it:
- the truB gene encoding tRNA pseudouridine(55) synthase TruB; the protein is MDGILNILKPPGMTSHDVVAFIRRLMGGGKTGHTGTLDPGAAGVLPVCVGRATRVIQFLPGDKEYRVEITFGRTTSTGDAFGEIVYRGDAASLTSGALEEALRAFVGEIMQVPPMTSAVRHQGKKLYELARQGIEVKRQPRRVNIYSLRLVRMDRAGTPHPRALVDVACSAGTYIRTLCTDLGQLLGCGAYMSFLLRTRAGVFSLDEALTLEEVEEFARQGRLSGKLVRLEQALEHLPPIYVRSGAVDRVKSGSPLYWPGVAAAPDFLQEGQLVRLCTGRAVLAVARPVADPKRPGYYQFKPIRVLI
- a CDS encoding L7Ae/L30e/S12e/Gadd45 family ribosomal protein, with the protein product MLFLARRAGRVVGGDRAVRAAIQRGCAKLVLLATNASRRTKRTFLFWSRSMGVPVVTWGLKEELGRIMNRATCAVMAITDENFSQGILKHLERGDSG
- the infB gene encoding translation initiation factor IF-2; this translates as MVKKRVHELAKELDIESKELMQKLGSMGISVKSPLSTLQDAEVERVLAELKGGNEKVVNAKGVNQQAKAPAAQAQARTDKPKEGKNNQKKRHSERPRHQQDARRYDRGPGLVDRVPSRPPDRRFQERPLKVEPPQPQPRVQAQQPQQAQQPTNRVQQPAARGRTPAERKAQAAPSQGEAAGRQPAKTKPEHLKVPKVPQEIKAVSEKVRSDKSRGEKKQEKQHTARVRDRKELLNETLADRKLRPLTSQKKKTAPREPEPKPVAEKKPIVIGESITVKELAEKMKKSPAEVIKKLMMLGVLATINQEIDADTATILAQEFGFEVEVKVEQDVEALFMQEPEDDPADLQPRPCVVTVMGHVDHGKTSLLDAIRETNVTATEAGGITQHIGAYQVEHNNKKITFLDTPGHEAFTAMRARGAKVTDIAILVVAADDGVMPQTVEAINHAKAAGVPIIVAINKIDRPDANPDRVKQQLTEYGLVAEEWGGDTVMVPVSAKTRQGLEDLLEMILLVAEMQELKANPNRPARGTVIEAELDKGRGPVATVLVQNGTLSVGDNLVAGTTWARVRAMMDYKGRRVKKAGPSTPVEVLGFSEVPHAGDQFFVVPDEKTARQIAEKRASRKREEEFKAAMPRVSLDDLFNQIKEGQVKELRVIIKADVQGSAEALKQALERLSTEEVKVNIIHQGVGAITETDIMLASASNAIIIGFNVRPDVNARRVAEKEKVDIRLYRVIYDAIEDVKAAMSGLLEPEYREVILGRAEVRKTFKISKVGTIAGCYVTDGKIVRDAGVRVIRDGVVVYEGKLDSLKRFKDDVREVMQGYECGLALEKYNEIREGDIIEAFTTEAVKRELA
- the rbfA gene encoding 30S ribosome-binding factor RbfA; this encodes MPYRPERLAEIIKKEVSDMLRDELKDPRIGFVTITGVEVSTDLRYARIFFSVLGSEEEAKASLEALNRARGYVRSELGRRIRLRYAPEISFKLDPSIQRGIRVMELLHDVKERGAAGDD
- a CDS encoding DHH family phosphoesterase; the encoded protein is MTSLGTIAECLKKSRRVVLSGHVMPDGDCLGSVTALGLGLLKLGKEVTLASPDPLPELYHFLPGADRFLIGEQALKGNYDTFVVLDSSVPDRLGPLKELLFRDLVVCIIDHHVGKHDFGHHVYVDPKAAATGEIIQDLLDLLQVPPQVEIASCLYTAIVTDTGSFRYQNTTPLTHRRVARLMEEGVDAARLNVLLFEQKSLLHLRVLQAALQTLDLTPCGRVGWMIVTRETLDSLGAQEEHTDGLIDYVRSLRGVEVALLFREIVPGRWKVGFRSRGRVDVQRVASQFNGGGHLRAAGAVVEGEGGVITKRVVEAVLKAMQED
- the rpsO gene encoding 30S ribosomal protein S15, producing the protein MALTSEKKQALIAEHRLHETDTGSPEVQIAILTERINSLTEHLRVHKKDHHSRRGLLKMVGQRRALLNYLKDRNFDRYRALIEKLGLRK
- a CDS encoding bifunctional riboflavin kinase/FAD synthetase translates to MKVYETWEGIRNQYANLMVGLGNFDGVHLGHRQLICKMVAAARERKATPAVFTFHPHPLAVLDPEHAPPLLLTPRAKERIMCRLGVEVLLRVPFTAGFARIGPREFIEEVLFRGLGVEAVFVGYNYTFGYRGEGTPELLKEYSHKYGFEVHVVPPVTVDGQVVSSTLIRSLLLAGEVTKAARFMGYYPFVEGQVVTGDRRGATLGFPTANLNPEEGLLIPANGVYSVEVEVDGDRFLGVANIGTKPTFNAKNARPNIEVHLLDFQGDLYGCWILVRFRRRLREERRFASVAELVAQIQKDIHQARMEYGGEQRSYKYK